GAGTCGATCAAGGGCTTCCGCAAAGCCATGAACGATGACGAAAAACCGGCCGATCCGACCGTGACCCCGACCCAACCGGTGCCACCTGCTCAGCCACAGACCACCCAGTCCGTGAATCAGCCGCACACCATTGACGTGCAGGCGCAGAAAGTCGAAGAGCCGATCCGCAAAGACGTGTGAGCACTGACTAATGTTTGGTATCAGCTTCTCTGAACTGCTGCTCGTCGGCCTCGTTGCCCTGCTGGTGCTGGGCCCCGAGCGTCTGCCGGGCGCTGCGCGCACCGCCGGCCTGTGGGTCGGGCGTCTGAAGCGCAGCTTTAACGCGATCAAACAGGAAGTTGAGCGTGAAATCGGTGCCGACGAGATTCGTCGGCAACTGCACAACGAGCACATTCTTTCGCTTGAGCAGGAGGCGCGGAAGATTTTCACGCCGACCCAGCAGGAGCCGACACCGGTTGAGCACGTGGGAGAGCAGACGATTCACGCTCCCTCCGCTGCAACACCTGCACCCGCTGTAGCGACTACCGAACCCGCGCCCGTTGCTGCAGCGCCCGTGGTCGAAGCCGTTGCTCCAGCCGCCGCGCCTGTCGCGCCGGCTCCTCATGACCCAACACTGCCGCCGCGAGCCCCATGAGCGATCTCCCTGAAAACGACCAGCACATGCCGCTGGTTTCGCACCTCACCGAGTTGCGTACCCGCCTGCTGCGCTGCGTAGCGGCGATCTTCATCATCTTCGCCGGGTTGTTCGCCTTTACCCAGCAGATCTATACCTTCGTCTCCACGCCGTTGCGCGCCTACCTGCCGGCCGGTGCGACGATGATCGCCACCGACGTTTCGTCGCCGTTCCTGACGCCGCTGAAACTGACGATGATGGTCTCGCTGTTCGTGGCGATCCCGGTGATCCTGCACCAGATCTGGGGCTTCATTGCACCGGGCCTGTACAAGCACGAAAAACGCATCGCCGTGCCATTGCTGGTGTCGAGCATCATCCTGTTTTACGCCGGTATGGCCTTCGCCTATTTCCTGGTCTTCCCGCTGATCTTCAAGTTCTTCGCCGCTGCCACCCCGGCCGGCGTGGAAATGATGACTGACATCACCAGTTACCTCGACTTCGTCATGACGCTGTTCTTTGCCTTCGGCGTGGCGTTCGAGATCCCGGTGGCCGTGGTGCTGCTGGTGTGGATCGGCGTGGTCGACGTCAAGTACCTGAAGAAGATCCGTCCGTATGTGATCATCGGCTGCTTTGTGGTGGGGATGATCCTGACGCCGCCGGACATCTTCTCGCAGACGCTGCTGGCCGTACCGATGTGGTTGCTGTTCGAGATCGGCATCCTGTTTGGCGGCCTGGTCAGCAAACGCGGCGAGCATCCGGACGATCAACCGGTTGACGATCACAACGACCAGCCGCCAGCGACCCAGCCGTGAACCTGCTACTCCTCGAAGAGGCCGACTTTATTGCGGCCGACCGGGCCGTCCTGCGTGATCGGCGGTTGACCCACATGCAGGAAGTTCACCGCTGTGAAGTAGGCGACAGCATGCGCGTCGGGCGCATCGGCGGGTTGATGGGCTCTGCCGAAGTGCTGCGCCTGGACACCGGCGAAGCCGAATTGCGCGTCACCCTCGATCAACCACCACCCGCCAAGCTGCCACTGACCCTGGTGCTGGCCCTGCCACGGCCCAAAATGCTCCGTAGGGTGTTTCAGACCGTGGCGGCCATGGGTGTGCCGCGCATCGTGCTGGTGAACAGCTATCGCGTCGAGAAGAGCTTCTGGCAGACACCGTTTCTTGAACCGCAAGCCATTCGCGAACAGTTGATTCTCGGCCTCGAACAGGCGCGGGACAGCGTGTTGCCGGAAGTGGTGATAGAAAAACGCTTCAAACCCTTCGTTGAAGACCGCTTGCCTGCCATTACCGAGGGAACCCTTGGCCTGGTTGGCCACCCAGGCAACTACCCGCCCTGCCCTCGTGCGCTGAGCGAACCGGTGACCTTGGCCATCGGCCCGGAGGGCGGGTGGATCCCTTACGAAATTGACCTGCTGGGCAAATCCGGCCTGCAACCTGTGCAGTTGGGCGAGCGCATCCTGCGCGTCGAAACTGCCGTTACCGCGTTGCTGGCACGACTCTTCTAACTGACACCATTCTGCCCGCTCGTCAGAGCGCTTCTACAGATTGTCTGCCCACGGCCGATATACCTCCCATAAAACCAATGTTTGGTCCAAGGGAGTAGCAGCATGTACCAATGGCTGGCCGATAAGCTGGGAAACGTAGGCGTTAATCGCAAACTGGGCGTCGGCTTCGGTCTGGTGCTGCTGCTGACATTGCTGATTACCGTCACTGGCTGGACCGGCCTGAGTGACGTAATGAGTCGTGGTGACAAGCTGGGGTACATTTCCGACATCAATGGCCTCACCAAAGATTTGCGCATCGCCCGCCTGGATTATGAGATGCGTCGTGGCGAACAAGGCCCGGGCGCCGTCCACGATCTGTTGGGTAAGCTGGACAACGGCCTGCAAGCTGCCCGTCAGATGATTGAACAGCCCGCCGATGTGGCCATGATCGACCAGCAACTGGCCGCCGTCAGTCAGTACAAGCAAGCTTTCGCCACCTTGACCCAGGCCGGCGCCAATCGCGAAGACGCCCGCAGCAAGCTCGGTGCTACCGCTGACAATGCCGTCGCCAAGGTCGCTGAAGTTGAAAAATCCATGCTGCAGGGCGAGAGCGTTGCGCAGTTCAACAGCGTGATCGATTTGAGCAAGCTGCTTCAGCAAGCGCGCTTCCAGGTACGTGGCTACACCTACAGCGGCAAAACCGAGGCCGAGCAACCGGCATTGGACGCTATCGACAATGCCCTGAAGTATCTGGAAAGCCTGCCGTCCAAACTCCCCGAAGAACACATTGCCAATCTGAAACAGGCCACTGAATCGCTCGAAGCCTACCGCGCAGCGGTCAGTCAGTTCCGTGATTCCCAAGTGGCCAGCGCCGACGCACTCAAACACATGGCCGCCCAAGGCGAAATCCTGCTCGACGTCAGCAAGAAGCTCACGATTTCACAAACTCTCGTGCGCGATACCGACGTGCAACACGCCAAGAACATGCTGTTGCTGGCCACCTCCCTGGCGCTGGTCTTTGGGCTGTTTGCCGCTTGGGCCATTACTCGGCAAATCGTGATTCCGCTGAACCAGACGCTGAAGGTGGCCGAGCGCATCGCTGCCGGCGACCTGACCCATAACCTGGCGTCCAAACGCGCCGACGAACTGGGCCAATTGCAACGCGCTATTCAAAGCATGACTCAAGGCCTGCGCGAACTGATCGGCGGCATCAGCGAGGGCGTCACGCAAATCGCCAGCGCTGCCGAAGAGCTGTCGGCGGTCACCGAGCAGACCAGCGCCGGGGTCAACAGCCAACGGGTCGAGACTGACCAGGTGGCCACCGCCATGAACGAAATGACCGCCACCGTACAAGAAGTCGCACGCAATGCTGAAGAGGCGTCCGAGGCCGCTGTTGCCGCCGACCAGCAAGCACGCGAAG
The Pseudomonas sp. MYb327 DNA segment above includes these coding regions:
- a CDS encoding twin-arginine translocase TatA/TatE family subunit — encoded protein: MGIFDWKHWIVILVVVVLVFGTKKLKNLGTDVGESIKGFRKAMNDDEKPADPTVTPTQPVPPAQPQTTQSVNQPHTIDVQAQKVEEPIRKDV
- the tatB gene encoding Sec-independent protein translocase protein TatB gives rise to the protein MFGISFSELLLVGLVALLVLGPERLPGAARTAGLWVGRLKRSFNAIKQEVEREIGADEIRRQLHNEHILSLEQEARKIFTPTQQEPTPVEHVGEQTIHAPSAATPAPAVATTEPAPVAAAPVVEAVAPAAAPVAPAPHDPTLPPRAP
- the tatC gene encoding twin-arginine translocase subunit TatC; the protein is MSDLPENDQHMPLVSHLTELRTRLLRCVAAIFIIFAGLFAFTQQIYTFVSTPLRAYLPAGATMIATDVSSPFLTPLKLTMMVSLFVAIPVILHQIWGFIAPGLYKHEKRIAVPLLVSSIILFYAGMAFAYFLVFPLIFKFFAAATPAGVEMMTDITSYLDFVMTLFFAFGVAFEIPVAVVLLVWIGVVDVKYLKKIRPYVIIGCFVVGMILTPPDIFSQTLLAVPMWLLFEIGILFGGLVSKRGEHPDDQPVDDHNDQPPATQP
- a CDS encoding 16S rRNA (uracil(1498)-N(3))-methyltransferase, producing MNLLLLEEADFIAADRAVLRDRRLTHMQEVHRCEVGDSMRVGRIGGLMGSAEVLRLDTGEAELRVTLDQPPPAKLPLTLVLALPRPKMLRRVFQTVAAMGVPRIVLVNSYRVEKSFWQTPFLEPQAIREQLILGLEQARDSVLPEVVIEKRFKPFVEDRLPAITEGTLGLVGHPGNYPPCPRALSEPVTLAIGPEGGWIPYEIDLLGKSGLQPVQLGERILRVETAVTALLARLF
- a CDS encoding methyl-accepting chemotaxis protein produces the protein MYQWLADKLGNVGVNRKLGVGFGLVLLLTLLITVTGWTGLSDVMSRGDKLGYISDINGLTKDLRIARLDYEMRRGEQGPGAVHDLLGKLDNGLQAARQMIEQPADVAMIDQQLAAVSQYKQAFATLTQAGANREDARSKLGATADNAVAKVAEVEKSMLQGESVAQFNSVIDLSKLLQQARFQVRGYTYSGKTEAEQPALDAIDNALKYLESLPSKLPEEHIANLKQATESLEAYRAAVSQFRDSQVASADALKHMAAQGEILLDVSKKLTISQTLVRDTDVQHAKNMLLLATSLALVFGLFAAWAITRQIVIPLNQTLKVAERIAAGDLTHNLASKRADELGQLQRAIQSMTQGLRELIGGISEGVTQIASAAEELSAVTEQTSAGVNSQRVETDQVATAMNEMTATVQEVARNAEEASEAAVAADQQAREGDKVVGEAIAQIERLAKEVGNSTEAMGELKRESDKIGSVLDVIKSVAQQTNLLALNAAIEAARAGEAGRGFAVVADEVRSLAQRTQKSTEEIEELIVGLQNGTQQVATIMDNSRTLTDSSVELTRRAGGSLESITRTVSAIQAMNQQIAAAAEQQSAVAEEINRSVLNVRDVSDQTSAASEETAASSVELARLGTHLQMLVGRFKV